The DNA region ATAAAATCTCCAGAAGCACTATATACTGAGCCGTTAATCAGTTGGAGATAATGCTTTTGTTGAAAACTGAAATCCTCCTCGCTTTGTGGGGCAGATACAAATTGTTGTGCGGGCATTACAATATAACGATCCAAATATAACTCCGGTTCATTAGAGCTAAAGATCAGGGAATTGGGCTTAAGAAAGCCTTTTACAACCAAGTTAAATTTCTTAAATAAATATTGTCCTTTTATTGTATCCCCTGGATTATAGAAATTTTTATACTCATGACCTAATAGTACGGGTATCCGATCATCCGCATTTCCCATATAATCATTTTCTGCGAAACTCTCACCATCGACTGCACTAACCGAAAACATATCTACCGCCTGCTTATTTAATTGTACTGCTTTGATAGCATTATATGGGCCCTCTCCATCAATATCAAAAGGTTCACTTACGAAACCCATTTCATAATCTCTGGTGAATTTTTCTTTCTCTGACTTAGTGAAGTCGAGTAACTCAATGGGCTGAGTGAATATATAAATATACTTTTCATTTAAATCCGTTTCCAAATAACTATAGAACTTTTTAATGGTTTCAAGAAAATGTACTTGTTTCATTAAACTTGATAATTGATCCCCATCAAGCAATGTATCAGAAAGTTGGTAGCTTTTCATATCTTCAAGAAGATTAATTTGATTTGATTTTTTCTCAAGGCTATTTAAACCTAGAAATACAACCATAGCTAAAAAAAACAGGAAGAGGATCTCAACTATGATTAGAATCGTAACCATTTTATTTTTACGGATACTTTCAAACACTTCCGTGTATATTCGTTCGTACATAGAAAAATCCTTTCTTATGATAAAAAATGATTCTACTTTAGCCTCTTGCTCAAGCTTTTCATAGACATTCTCAAGGATAAAAAAGATGTGAGAACTATAACTAGAAAACCAAAGCAAATATGAAGAAAATATTCATTGTAAAATTCTGGATTAATATTTAGAATAGCAAAACTACCGCCGGCTACTAAAACATAAGTAAATGAGGTAATCGTAAAATATTTAATCACATATCTAAATAACGGATATATAGGTTGAAATCCCAAAATCCAAAGTACACGAATCTCGGACCACTGTTTCTTGATCCAACTCACTGTAAAAACAATAATGGAAAAGGTTACCAGAATAAACACTATAATTTTCAAAATAACATTATAGATATCGGAATTTGCATAGCTTTGTGCTCCATATTCTCCTCGTTCAAACAAGTGAACAGGCACTTTAATGCCTCCCACATCCAGCATTTTACTTTTGGTAATGGAACTTAAATCCGAGGCATTTAATACAAAAATACCCGATTCTCTATTTTCCTCCCCACTCAATCCATTCATGGACAGTATTATTGTTTTATCTATTTCAGTTAGATGAGAGGCGCCCATTGTCCCAATAACTTCAAACTCATTGTTTTTATAAATATAGTATAACTTCCCATTTTTATATTTGAGCTCTGATCTCTGAATTTCTTTTCCTACAACTGCAAATCTCCCGTTATCGTAAAAGTCCTCTTTTCGAAAAAATCTACCGTCTACAATCGGCGGTACATAAGTCTGATTATCAAAGTATATGGCTCGAATATTTCTTGATCCCGTTTGAAGTTCCTTAAACAATGTAAACTGCTGACCAATGTTTATATCGCGCCAATTCCATAATACGGATTCATCAGGTATAAAAAAGATACTATTTTCATTATAGAGACCTCTTCCTAATGTATCCATTTCACTCTTTTTAATTTCATAGTAACTTATGGAAACGATCATGATGCTCAGCAAGATGTAAAGCAAGCAAATATGAAAAACCCCACCTCTATTAATTTTCTTAAACAGATCGCTCATCCAGTCCATTACCTTTCATAAATAGCGGCAAGTTCTCTTTTTTCAAGAAATCTTGCCGCTTTATTATTTAAGTACTAAATAAACTCACAATAGAATTATTCTTCGGTTCCCCAATATGTTTTAGAAATCAGGTCAATACTAGCATAATTTGTTTGCGCTTTTGTAGTACCGGTCCCCCATTGTCTCCCACTATCTTCTCTAACCCATATCCACTCCATCTGAGCTCTAGAGTAATGGCGCTGACCTGGCCAAACCGTTTTTGCAACAGCACGTTTTAATTTACTATCTGTTGTACTATACTCAGAATACCCTTCATGGGAATCAGGATATAATTTTACTTCCTGTGTTGTTATTCCTCTGTTTGGACTGGCGTTGGTGAAGTAGCCTTCACCTTCTACCCAACCTCCTCCAACACCGAATGGTTTGGCTGCATAAGCAGAGGAAGCAATGGAACCCAATATTGCTGTAATTGCCAGAGCTTTAATTACTTTTTTAGTTATTCTCATGAAATTTTCTCCTATTCTCTATTAATTTAATTTGAAAGCTGGCCAGCTAATCCAAATCATCCATAATCATACATGGAAATTACTTGAATTTAAATAGATAATAATGTCGTATAAACACTTATTTTGTATTGTTTTGTAATATAATATATGATTACTACTTTTTTTGACGAAATGAGAAAGAAACTGTTTCATATTGAACTGGATATCTTTGACTAGACAGCCCAGCCCATATTTGGGTGGAGAACTAGGATAGGAATGAAGACTAACAACTTCAAATTGTCATCATTTTATGGCTAGAAAATAGATTTGCACAGAGTTGATCTGTCCATGCAAGTCTATTTTTCCGCATCCATATACATATATGTTCACATCCACGAATCAAGTCTTTAAACAAACAAAAGAAGCCCGCTAACCGAATCTTCGAGCACGTCTATTATTACTGCTTATAATTCTCTAGGTTACTTAGTATTTCATTATTATTCGTCTCATAGTCGATAGGCTTAGTCTTCGCTACACTGCCGAACAGTGACATATTAATTTTGTTATATATCAATACCAAATTCTCCGATCTTAACAAAAAGCCTCCTATAGATAGTTAATACTAGTATTTTTATAATACATTTTTTATATTAAATATATAAAGTAAAATAATGGACTGTTACCTTAATAGAAGGACCTTTCCCTCGATGCTGGATTCCGCGGTTGAAACTGCCTGTTTCACATTTTCCAATCCAAACGTCGCCCCAATGTTTGCCATCAATAGCCGCCCTTCCCGAACTAACTCAATCACTTCATTAAATACCTGTTCCCATTGTGCTTGCGAACATCGCTCTACCCAATGCTTTAGCCAAAAGAGTTTAACATTAACTTGCGTTCCTCTAGTGGCTTCATGCCATATCGGAGTGATGCCTGAAAGAAGTCCGACGCTTATTACGGTGCCATGCGGTCTTATACAACTTACGAGTTGCTCTCCATCTGCCCCTCCGATGCAGTCGACGGCCGCATCAGCGCCACGCCCCTCCGTTAATTCTGCAATTCTCTCCTGTAACAACCCTTCCATCGTATTTACAACAGAGAACGCCCCAAGGCGATATAAATCAGCAGTATGGCGACCATTTCTTGTGAACGCAATCATACGAAATCCCAGAATCTTCGATAATTGGGCGAAGATTCGCCCAATCGCGGAACCACCGGCATTGACAATCAAGGTATCGCCGTACGTAAGATGCAGTGTATCCGTACAAATCAGCCAAGCTGTTATCGGGTTAATGTAGATCTGACTTGCCGATTGATCATTAATATCATCAGGCACAATGATCGCATGTCGATCCAAAGTCCTCACCATCTCTTGCCATGTGTTTTCACCTCTCAACGGCAGGACGCGCCGCCCTAACAGTTGATTGGATACTCCCGGCCCTACTGCTTCCACGATCCCCACTCCCTCGAACCCAGGTACAGCGGGCAATGCCGTCCGATGCGGATATGCGCCTCGAACGGGAATGACATCTGAGGGATTAATAGGCCGAGCGCACATCCTCACAACTAATTCACCGGGACCAGGAGGCACTAACTGCTTCTCCTCTATGCACAGCACTTCGCTCGGCTCTCCGAAACGATAATAACGTATAACCTTAGTCTTCATTGTTGCATCTCCTAAAATCATTTTTCTTAGATAGAATATAACATTAGTGCCCCCCATGTTGGGATAAATGAAAGAACCCGACGGGAAAATCCCCGCCAGGCTCAGGTAACTTGCGATGGTTTATATGGAGTAAATAAGCGCCTCATAAGGACGCAAACGAACGGTGCCGTTTCTAACCTCACCCGAGGTTGACCGATCCAGATTGCCAATAACCAAGCGGGCATTCATGGCTCGATCAGCAAATGAAGCAGGCAGACGATAGGACTGCTCCTGGTCCGAATGATTGAGCATGACAAGCCATGTCTCCCCATCCAAACTGCGGCTATATGCATATACATGCTCTTCCCCTGCCGATTGGTCACGATAATCTCCGTAAACCATAACTGCGTGCGATTTACGCAAGGCAATCAGTTGCTGATAATATGCAAATATGGAATCCTGCGCAGCCAAATCCCGCTCCACATTAATCTCTTCATAGTTGGGATTCACCTGCATCCACGGCTGCCCTTCGGTAAACCCGGCGTGCTTGCTGCTGTCCCACTGCATTGGTGTGCGGGAATTATCCCGGCTCAGCGGCTGAAGACTGTGGAGGACTTCATCTGGTGCACGGCCTTTACCGATTTCTTCCTTATATTTGTTCTTCATTGCAATATCGTGATATTCATCAATGGAAGAGAAACGAATACCCGTCATGCCGATCTCCTCTCCCTGGAATACATACGGTGTTCCCGGAAGAGTATGAATCATGGTCGCCAGTTGTTTGGCGGATTCCACACGGTATTGTCCATCATTGCCGTACCTTGAAACCTGTCGGGTGTGATCGTGATTGTTCAGGAACTGGGAGTTCCAACCTTCATGACGGAATGCTTCATACCAGCTCTCCTGAATTTCCTTGTACCGTGCCAGATCCCAAGTAGGCATGTCATCCGCCACCTGGAAATGGAATAACGTATGCAGCTCTTTCCGGTTATCCCCCACATACAGAAGGCCATCCTCTGGTGTGACAAACGGAATTTCTCCTACGGTCATGATGTCATAATGCTGGAGAACCTCCCGGTTCATTTCCTGCAAATATTCATGAATGCCCGGATTATTGCCCAGATAATCAATATGCTCGGGATGCTCCGCATCCGGGAAACCTTCCAGCTTGGCGAGCAGATTAATAACATCCATGCGGAAGCCATCTATGCCCTGATCCAGCCAGAAACGCATCATCCGATAAATCTCCTGACGCAGTTCGGGATGCTCCCAATTCAGATCAGGTTGCTCTTTCGCAAAGGAATGGAAATAATACTCTCCCGTCCGCTCGTCGTAGGTCCAGGTCGTCGGTTCAAAGTAGGAGCGCCAGTTGTTCGGCGGACCGTCCTGTTTACCCGGCTTCCAGATATACCAGTCGCGTTTCGGATGATCGACGGATGAACGCGATTCCTCAAACCATGCATGCTGCTCTGATGTATGATTGACCACCAGATCCATAATAAGCTTCATGCCTCGTTCATGGACCTTGTCCAACAGTTGCTTGAACTGCTCCATCGTCCCGGCCTTGGCCATGATGCGGTAATAATCCGCTATGTCATATCCGTTGTCTTTGTCTGGAGATTCATAAATGGGATTAAGCCAGATGACATCAATGCCCAGACTTTTGATATAGTCGAGCTTGAGTATCAAGCCTTCCAGATCCCCGATGCCGTCTCCGTTCGCATCCAGGAAGCTGCGCCAGTAGACCTGGTATACAACCGCTTCTTTCCACCACGCCTGATTCACGCTGCATCCCTCCTTTTTCCTTCGTGGTTCTGATCCTGTACTGGGATTTGCTTCTGCTTCAATAACTTTCCTTCAGCAAGTTCTCTCTCAGCGTGCTCTCCAGGAACGACAGCGTTAACTGTTTTGTATCCTTCAATACCACGTCTGCTCCTGAACCTTTGAGTACAGCTTCTTCACCAATACCTACGGCGACCATGCCTGCGGATTTGATGGCCTCAATGCCCGCCTGTGCATCCTCGATGCCGATGCAGGCCTTAACGTC from Paenibacillus sp. JNUCC-31 includes:
- a CDS encoding ABC transporter, with translation MFESIRKNKMVTILIIVEILFLFFLAMVVFLGLNSLEKKSNQINLLEDMKSYQLSDTLLDGDQLSSLMKQVHFLETIKKFYSYLETDLNEKYIYIFTQPIELLDFTKSEKEKFTRDYEMGFVSEPFDIDGEGPYNAIKAVQLNKQAVDMFSVSAVDGESFAENDYMGNADDRIPVLLGHEYKNFYNPGDTIKGQYLFKKFNLVVKGFLKPNSLIFSSNEPELYLDRYIVMPAQQFVSAPQSEEDFSFQQKHYLQLINGSVYSASGDFIVNKKLEEAKERTGFVDTRFLGASAIPFGFVLSALKENRFLLSIIGITIMLIVVLTMWIFFKNKFEDNLKAWSIHLISGAVPNQIFLYYVVEIGIVVLSPAIISLILYGMFIGHNMVAYLFILLTLSATIILSVLIPLYRRIQNENMGSLLKRME
- a CDS encoding zinc-dependent alcohol dehydrogenase family protein yields the protein MKTKVIRYYRFGEPSEVLCIEEKQLVPPGPGELVVRMCARPINPSDVIPVRGAYPHRTALPAVPGFEGVGIVEAVGPGVSNQLLGRRVLPLRGENTWQEMVRTLDRHAIIVPDDINDQSASQIYINPITAWLICTDTLHLTYGDTLIVNAGGSAIGRIFAQLSKILGFRMIAFTRNGRHTADLYRLGAFSVVNTMEGLLQERIAELTEGRGADAAVDCIGGADGEQLVSCIRPHGTVISVGLLSGITPIWHEATRGTQVNVKLFWLKHWVERCSQAQWEQVFNEVIELVREGRLLMANIGATFGLENVKQAVSTAESSIEGKVLLLR
- a CDS encoding glycoside hydrolase family 13 protein; protein product: MNQAWWKEAVVYQVYWRSFLDANGDGIGDLEGLILKLDYIKSLGIDVIWLNPIYESPDKDNGYDIADYYRIMAKAGTMEQFKQLLDKVHERGMKLIMDLVVNHTSEQHAWFEESRSSVDHPKRDWYIWKPGKQDGPPNNWRSYFEPTTWTYDERTGEYYFHSFAKEQPDLNWEHPELRQEIYRMMRFWLDQGIDGFRMDVINLLAKLEGFPDAEHPEHIDYLGNNPGIHEYLQEMNREVLQHYDIMTVGEIPFVTPEDGLLYVGDNRKELHTLFHFQVADDMPTWDLARYKEIQESWYEAFRHEGWNSQFLNNHDHTRQVSRYGNDGQYRVESAKQLATMIHTLPGTPYVFQGEEIGMTGIRFSSIDEYHDIAMKNKYKEEIGKGRAPDEVLHSLQPLSRDNSRTPMQWDSSKHAGFTEGQPWMQVNPNYEEINVERDLAAQDSIFAYYQQLIALRKSHAVMVYGDYRDQSAGEEHVYAYSRSLDGETWLVMLNHSDQEQSYRLPASFADRAMNARLVIGNLDRSTSGEVRNGTVRLRPYEALIYSI